One window from the genome of Actinomycetota bacterium encodes:
- a CDS encoding diacylglycerol kinase family protein: MKRALLILNPEATTVTARTRDVITRALASDLVVDVAETKRRGHAQHLAAGAVHEGYDFVLVLGGDGTLNEVINGIAGTDTPLAIIPGGGTNVLARTHGIPLDAVEATAHLLERLHDGAVPKRINLGLVNGRYFAFCAGVGFDAAVVRAVERRSKMKKAIGEWFFVTTALRLFFFAYNRREKPIHIRLPDGTEHRELLVAIAGNSNPFTFLGKRPFQVTPLADAERGLDVTGVRSLAFHRTLRFLWRAFGSGGQIHLRNVVGLHDLERFEVIADRAMPLQVDGDYIGEDTRFEFTSAHEALSLLA; this comes from the coding sequence GTGAAACGCGCTCTTCTGATCCTCAACCCCGAAGCGACGACCGTGACCGCCCGCACGCGCGACGTGATCACACGCGCGCTCGCGAGCGACCTCGTCGTCGACGTTGCGGAGACCAAGCGGCGCGGCCACGCCCAGCACCTCGCGGCCGGAGCCGTCCACGAAGGCTACGACTTCGTATTGGTGCTCGGAGGCGACGGAACGCTCAACGAAGTGATCAACGGGATCGCCGGCACCGACACGCCGCTCGCGATCATCCCCGGCGGCGGTACGAACGTCCTGGCCCGCACCCACGGCATCCCCTTGGACGCGGTCGAAGCAACCGCTCATCTGCTCGAGCGCCTCCACGACGGCGCGGTCCCCAAACGGATCAACCTCGGCCTCGTCAACGGGCGCTACTTCGCGTTCTGCGCGGGGGTCGGGTTCGACGCCGCGGTCGTACGGGCGGTCGAGCGGCGATCCAAGATGAAGAAAGCGATCGGCGAGTGGTTCTTCGTGACGACGGCGCTTCGGCTGTTCTTCTTCGCGTACAACCGTCGAGAGAAGCCGATCCACATACGCTTGCCCGACGGAACCGAGCATCGCGAGCTGTTGGTCGCGATCGCCGGCAACTCCAACCCGTTCACGTTCCTCGGCAAGCGCCCCTTCCAAGTCACCCCCCTGGCCGACGCCGAGCGCGGCCTCGACGTCACGGGGGTCCGGTCGCTGGCGTTCCACCGCACATTGCGGTTCCTGTGGCGCGCCTTCGGCTCGGGCGGGCAGATCCATCTCCGCAACGTGGTCGGCCTGCACGATCTCGAGCGGTTCGAGGTGATCGCCGATCGCGCGATGCCGTTGCAGGTCGACGGCGACTACATCGGCGAGGACACGCGCTTCGAGTTCACCTCAGCGCACGAGGCCCTTTCGCTCCTGGCCTGA
- a CDS encoding glycerophosphodiester phosphodiesterase: MDVIGHRGGAALAPENTLAAIRAGLDSGADGVEIDVRHTSDGVAVLLHDPDVARTTSGTGLVGDLSSEEARALGIPTLDEALDAVPADRTLIVEVKGTPWDPGHDPTEPAARIVAATLASGPPRRVVVSSFNPLALAVVRAISPQLRTAVLTSSAFDLASNLAAAVAGANEECHVPAEILKPAFVQTAHDVGRRVIAWTVNDPETVLRCAEWGVDGVITDDPRMARDALGR; the protein is encoded by the coding sequence ATGGATGTGATCGGGCATCGTGGGGGAGCAGCCCTCGCGCCCGAGAACACGCTCGCCGCGATCAGAGCGGGGCTCGACTCGGGAGCCGACGGCGTGGAGATCGACGTCCGCCACACGAGCGACGGAGTCGCCGTCTTGTTGCATGACCCCGACGTTGCTCGTACGACCTCCGGGACCGGCCTGGTCGGCGACCTTTCCTCCGAGGAAGCCCGGGCGCTCGGCATCCCAACGCTCGACGAGGCGCTCGACGCCGTTCCCGCCGATCGCACGCTCATCGTCGAGGTGAAAGGCACGCCGTGGGATCCTGGACACGATCCGACCGAGCCTGCTGCGCGGATCGTGGCGGCCACTCTGGCATCGGGGCCTCCGCGGCGTGTGGTCGTCTCGTCATTCAATCCGCTCGCGCTCGCGGTCGTGAGAGCGATCTCCCCTCAGCTGCGGACCGCGGTGCTCACAAGCTCGGCGTTCGACCTGGCATCGAACCTCGCCGCCGCGGTCGCGGGGGCCAACGAGGAGTGCCACGTCCCGGCCGAGATCCTGAAACCTGCGTTCGTTCAGACCGCTCACGATGTGGGGCGGCGCGTCATCGCGTGGACGGTGAACGATCCCGAGACGGTGCTCCGCTGCGCCGAGTGGGGGGTCGACGGCGTCATCACCGACGATCCCCGGATGGCACGGGACGCTTTGGGCCGCTGA
- a CDS encoding WhiB family transcriptional regulator: protein MDWRHDASCRDVDPELFFPIGTTGPALAQIEAARAICGSCEVQGSCLEWALATGQDAGIWGGVTEEERRTIRRDRAVRQRVAV, encoded by the coding sequence ATGGATTGGCGTCACGACGCCTCTTGTAGAGACGTCGACCCGGAACTCTTCTTTCCCATCGGCACCACCGGCCCCGCCCTGGCCCAGATAGAAGCCGCGCGAGCCATCTGCGGTTCGTGCGAGGTCCAGGGTTCCTGTCTCGAGTGGGCGCTCGCGACCGGCCAGGATGCCGGCATCTGGGGCGGCGTGACCGAGGAAGAGCGTCGAACGATCCGACGGGATCGCGCCGTCCGCCAGCGCGTCGCCGTCTAA